The DNA sequence gtagtcccaactacctgggagactgaggcaggagaatggcatgaactcgggaggcggagcttgcagtgagctgagattgcgccactgcattccagcctgggtgacaagcaagactccatctcaaaaaaacaaaaaaaaaaaaaaaaaactttggcaGTTTTATATCTGCCAAAACTGACCTgtgcattttactgtatgtaaatgatgcctcagttaaaaataaaacgaTTTCAAATTGTGTTTGTTGCtgtgaagaaaatataaaggatGCTACCATATTAATTAAAGGACCTGAAAAACCTTCTCTGAGGAACTAATAAATTTAAGAGAAGACCTGAAAAGTGAGGAGTTAGCCAGGTGCTTACCAGTCGTGCCTGATGTGCttataaaatctaaaatcatggccaggcgcagtggctcacacctataatcccaacactttgggaggttgaggtgggtgaatcatctgaggtcaggagttcaagaccagcctggccaacatggtgaaaccccgtgtctactagaagtacaaaaattaaccaggtgtggtggcacacgcctgtaatcccaactactcaggaggctgaggcaagggaatcgctttaacctaggaggtggaggttgcagagagccaagattatgccactgtactccagcctgggcaacagagtgagactccgtctcaaaaagaaatcctgGCTCCACACCTACACATTTACCTGTAGTTCCACCCCtccttattttctttccctcctgttacaataaaagaaatatcccaggcctggtgcagtggctcacgcctgtaatctcagcactttgagaggcctagacgggtggatcacttgagaccaggagttcgagaccagcctggccaacatagcgaaattctgtctgtactaaaaatacaaaaattagctggacatgatggcacatgcctgtaatcccagctacaagggaggctgaggcaatgagatatcacttgaacccagaaggcgggggttgcagtgagccaagatcacaccactgtactccagcatgagtaacacagcaagtctctgtctcaaaaacacaaaaaaagaaatatccctaTTTCTGCCTAAGCCTAATTCATCTGCCGCTGGGTGCTGCTCCATTCTTCTCTTGGAGCTTTTTTGGTCCCTTTTTTCTCTGTAGTTTCTTTTACCCTCTTGCTCCATACTTGTTCCTTCCCATCAGCATTTAAACACAatcatgttttcccttttttaaaaataaaaaaagttccctggccgggcgcggtggctcaagcctgtaatcccagcactttgggaggccgagacgggcggatcacgaggtcaggagatcgagaccatcctggctaacacggtgaaaccccgtctctactaaaaaatataaaaaactagccgggcgaggttgcggcgcctgtactcccagctactcgggaggctgaggcaggagaatggcagaaacccgggaggcggagcttgcagtgagctgagatccggccactgcactccagcccgggcgacagagcgagactccgtctcaaaaaaaaaaaaaagttcccttaGCTTTCCATCCCCCTCAAACATCTATCCCCTTCTCGTCTTCAGAGCCAAGCTCCTTTGGACTGTCTTTTCTCACCTTCACCTTCTCACCTGGTACACTCATCACCTTACTGTAAATGGCTTCCATCCCACCGCTCACTGAAGGTGTTCCAGCCACAGCCACTGGTGATGACCTTGTTGTCAGATCTGTTAAATACCTTACCCTCTCTGTACTTGATGGTCCCGCAGAATTTGGCATTCTTCTCTTGGCTGCTCTAACACCACACTTGCATGGTTTCCCATTCTCTCTGGCCACATTAATTTCTCACAAGCTCTTCCAGAATGCTGGCTTTTCTCACATGTGTATATTCTGCCCTTTTCTCATACCATCAGCTCCTTGAGCAAAATGAAGCTTCTAATTGCCTCTCTGTGGATGACTCCCACGTCTCTATCGCTGGCCCAGTTGGCATTCCAGCTGTGTCTGAATTATCTATTAGAATGTCCCCAGATGCCTCAAATTTAGCATGTTCCAAACTAAACTATTTCCTCCTAAAATATGGGGCTTCCCCTGTGTTCCCTGCATCTGGCAAAGGCATTTCCATCTACCTAGTTGTCCAAGCCAGACTCTCAGTATCATTCTTCCCTCTTCATCCTCACCTCTCCAGTCCAGTCGATCAGCCCTGCCTCTGTGCGTGGTGTTTAATAAGCTcttgcagctgggcatggtggctcacacctgtaatcccagcactttgggaggccgaggcaggcggatcacttgaggtcaggagttcaagaccagcctggccaatatggtgaaaccccatctctactaaaaatacaaaagttagccgggactgctggcgtgtgcctataatcccagctacttgggaggctgaggtgggagaatcacttgaacctgggagttggaggttgcagtgagccaagctcatgccattgcagtccagcctgggggacagagcgagactctgtctcaaaaaaacataaaataaaataagctcttGCTTCCAAGGAAACCCTAATCTAGTTGGTTTTTTAATAGAGTAGATTTTTAGTACAGTAAAACAGTCcgtgagattttaatttttttctgactttaaaatatttgtataaatgtagaAATCTTGAAATTTAGAAGAATATAAATCTAAAAAACAGTCATCTGTAATCCTACTTCCTGCCTAATGGCAGCTGTTaccaatatttatatatattttatcccaCTGTGTCATGCTGATATAtatgaaatgtgtgtgtatatatacatatatgtatgtgtgtatatacatatatgtatgtatatacatatatgtgcacatatgtaatatattatatatatacacatacacacatacaggttgagtatctcaaattcagaatattccaaaatctgaaactttgagTGTCAATGTGATGGTCAAAGGAAGTAGTCTTTGGAGCTTttgggatttcagattttcagatttgtgGTGCTTAGTGAGTaatgcagatattccaaaatcCCAAAAACCctaaatccaaaacacttctggtctcaagcattttgaataagggatacttgacgtatatatacatatagttcaGAGTGTATTCTATATGTAGTTTTgtattctccttttttctctaaaGCTCATATCGCACATTTCTGTGGGATTCAGGTAAAAAAATCTCCACCCAGCCATAACACAACATAGATTTATACCAGACAAGTAGCTAATTTTTGGCTGCCAGGATTAAGCTGCTTTTGTGCAAAGTTATATGTTTAGCCCATGTGTTCCTGATGGTTAGCTTCCTCATTATGATCATGCATTACAAATGGAGGGGGattctcttttgtattttctcttaggTAGTTCGAGGACACTACAAAGGTCAGCAAATTGGCAAGGTAGTCCAGGTGTACAGAAAGAAATATGTCATCTACATCGAGCGGGTGCAGCGTGAGAAGGCCAACGGCACAACCGTCCATGTGGGCATTCACCCATGCAAGGTATGATCAAGGACTGAGTGGCAATAGCAGCCATGGAGTGTGTCAATACTGTTAAAAGTTATTGGTGTTCGGTACTCCCTgcacaggtggctgaggcaggccacGTGGACTTGATTGATTCAGTAGCTTTGTGATATCATCAAGGATccagatttttcttctcttttctattttgccTTTCTTGGTGatggtgtcctttttttttttttttttctgagacggactctcactctgtcaccaggctggagtgcagtggcacgatctcggctcactgcaacctctgcctcctgggttcaagtgattctcctgcctcagcctcccaagtagctgggactacaggcacccaccatcacgcccagctaatttttatgtttttagcagagacggggtttcaccatgttagccagcatagtctcgatctcttgatctcgtgatccacctgcattggcctcccaaagtgctgggattacaggcgtgagccactgcacccggctgatgGCTGTCTAAGCTGGTTGCAAGAGGCTTCCAAGTGTTCCAGGCATCACTTCCTCCAACGTATAATATTTAGAGGGATAAGAGAGAATATATCTTCCTGTAGCCCTTATGCCTACCTAGTGGAACTGCTACTTCTCCTTTGTGTTCCTATTTTATATTGTGTTATAGGATCTGTTTTCCTTCCAGAGTTTCAGTTCCTTAAAAGTTGAatgactggctgggtgcagtggctctttcctgtaatcccagcactttgggaggccaaggcgggcggatcacgaggtcaggagaccatcctaacatggtgaaaccccgtctctactaaaaatacaaaaaaattagcagggcatggtggcgggcgcctgtagtcccagctactcaggaggctgagtcaggaaaatagcgcaaacccaggaggcggagcttgcagtgagccgagatcacgccactgcactccagcctgggcgacacagcaagactctgtctcaaaaaaaaggctgAATGGCTGAGGTCTGTCTTATGATGTCTATGTTGCTCAATAGCTGGTGGCGATGTGGCAATAAAGATCTGTTTTCTCACTCCCAACAGGTGGTTATCACCAGGCTAAAACTGGACAAGGATCGGAAAAAAATTCTTGAACACAAAGCCAAGTCTCGACAAGTCggaaaagagaaaggcaaataTAAGGAAGAACTTATTGAGAAAATGCAGGAATAAATAGAACCTGTTGTGCAACCACAGTTTAACCGGAGATTTTGAGGCTAGTGTATGTTTCTTTCGAACTTTTCAGAATCTCTCTGGAATATTTCATTTCCTGTTTTGCTACCTGTGGCTCTATAAATCTACTTTTGCAATTTCaattaataattttatgattaaaaatggGAAATGCTTCCTAATTCCAAATAgtatttgcattgttttataaataaattccacttactggccaggcgcagtggctcacaactgtaatcccagcactttgggaggccaaggcgggtggatcgcaaggtcaggagactgagaccatcctgaccatttattattcataaataaataaataaata is a window from the Rhinopithecus roxellana isolate Shanxi Qingling chromosome 3, ASM756505v1, whole genome shotgun sequence genome containing:
- the RPL26L1 gene encoding 60S ribosomal protein L26-like 1, giving the protein MKFNPFVTSDRSKNRKRHFNAPSHVRRKIMSSPLSKELRQKYSVRSMPIRKDDEVQVVRGHYKGQQIGKVVQVYRKKYVIYIERVQREKANGTTVHVGIHPCKVVITRLKLDKDRKKILEHKAKSRQVGKEKGKYKEELIEKMQE